TTTTCGGCACGTTGGCGAATGTCCATTTCCAACAACCATAAATTACCAGAAACGCTAGCACAGCACCTGAGACAACATCGTACCAATGATGCCTGTGATCAACGACTCTTGAGACCATCACCACTAGCGCGAGTAAAGGGCACCAAATGTAACTTCTTGTACTGCGAGTGGTGAATGCCCTCTGCCAAAGATACGTAAAGCCCATGCTACTTACTATAAAACTTGAATGTCCACTCGGCGTGCTTTTTAATCCTTCATAAAGAACccatttgtttgtttgcTTACAGATATCCAACCCAAAAACTAAAGAATCCGAGTCACTTATCTTTTGAAGGTCAGGTATACATCTGTCAACAAAATCTGGTCTCAAATTTCCAATAATCAACTTTAAGGCGCCCGTTAGGGCGGCATTAATGCTTACTATTAACATCAAACACAGAAGACTAGTGTGCATAAAGTGAAAATCCTTTGAGATACCGTCTGGCCTCTCTCTTATCCAGGTTACtctattctttttcagtaGGTCCTTGTCGAACATACAGGTCCAAAACACCACCAAGTTACTCAGCCCAACACTCAAAATCAAGCAACCCAGGGGGCCTACCAGTTCGTTAGCCACGTAGCTTTTTGATATACTAGGATTGTCAAGACTAAATTGGACATTCTGGCTCCTAGGCACCAGTGATATCTCTGAATAAAGGAATAATATCGTACAGAGGCCTACTATCATATACTGAAAGTAGAACAACCTGAAATACTCCCTATGTTTCTCATCCGCCATGGCAGAAATCATCTTCGGTAGTTTATTACGTTTCACCTCAGGCATTGACCTGGTAGTCGATCAGGTCTGGAAGAGGTAAAGTTGGTTCCAAATAATGGCTTTTTTCTCGTTCCCTTAAAGTTTACGTACTAAATTCACGTGGCAACtagaggaaagaaaaaaatttctgacGCGTGAGCAACACTCAAAATCCACAAGTCTTATGCGCAGAGGCGGGATGGATAGGAATAATAATCACAGAAGAAAGAGATCAATTGAATGAAACACGcataaaaattttaaaggtTGACTAGTTCTAtattagtttttttttatataaataagtGTGGAAAAATAATTGGAACCGGCTGCTAGAATGTAAAATAGGAGTAGCGACAATACTATAGTAAAAGATTTCTTCCAGCAACAAATATTAAATTTGAGAGTGTAGATTAACGAATATAAACAaactttctttgaattACTGTGAGATTCATGCTTAGAACGTatttgagttttttttatcaaaactAAACTGGCtgtatttttgaacatttcaCTCTACTTCTTCCTGTATAGTAATCCTAttaatcaagaataaaaacaaaagaaaattttaattacaaaaaaattagcaTCAAATAAGATTGGCAGAAAGATAAAAACGAACGGAAACGATTAAACAggacaaaataaaatttaacaaaaaatggtaaaataattgatttttcttttggagaATTTATTGTTACAACAGGGGGGGGATGATGGAGtattcaatgaaataattCATGAACTAATTCTTTATAAACAGCAATCTGAAATTTGTCGAGTTGAACTTCGTTTAATGGAGGTGCAAAGTTCATTCTATTGTTTGTCCTATTTTGTGAGAACTCATTAACATTCATTAGGTCTTCAGTGTTGTAATTCTTCACTATGTCTTGATATAATTTCAGCTCTTTTTGTTGGTGATCGTAGTACTTCGTATCAATAGACAAATTGTTTGGGATCGCACATAACCAAATCCTTGTCTTATAATACTTGAACAACTCTTTTATCAAGTCTCTAAAATCATTTCTCTCCTCACAAACATAGTAGAAcgttaatttttttctatcaaATTGAAACTCCGCATTGAGGATTTTGATGTTCAACTTTGGCTTAGAGTGATTTGcagtatttgaaaaattactgtcattattattttgggGTTTCAAATTATCATTCAGAGCCTGTAACTTTGTTTGGGCAATATGTAAGGCTTTTagttcatcttcaaatttgttgTGCAAATTCGTCGTTACTTCCCACGGAGTGGCAAACCTTAAGACTTGCTTAGATGGTATAATCAATTCAGTCAACTCAACAACGTCATATAGTTTAGGATTtagtcttttcttttggccTCTTTTTGAGTCAACTAACATTTGAATAAACTCATCGTTACGATAGTGCTGCGACTCGCTCGTAATTAAAGAGtcaaaatgaattttcttcttgagaAAGTTTATAAATAACgccaaattcaaatcaacACTTGGTTCAACAACCAAAACCAAGTCCCTTCCACGGTCACCATCAATGATAACTAAGTCACCTCTTTTCATTAACAAGTTGGTAGATTGAGGAGTGGATAGTAATTCTagttttccatttttcaaagcgaCCAACACCAGTGGTGTATAGGGTAAGAATGAATTGTTACCATTTCTAGATGATAAATCTGTAGTAAAAGACCCCTTTCTTCTGTTTTTACTGTTTCCATTATTGGTCATAACCCCATTATTCGTTTCTGGATCATTAACATAGTTCAAGTTACAGCTCCTTAGAACATCTAAAAAGTTCAATAGAGACTGATACTTAttaccttcttcatcaattaAACTCATATTCTTGCCGTCATAGCTTTCATTAGAATCATGcaatttcaacattttcttgatattgtctgtgaattcaaaaactgcAGAGCTAGAAAAATAGCCACTACCGCAGTCACTGTATAAATCGTGCAAAGTCTTAGAGGAAGTCAAGTGTTTGCCTTGGATTAGAACTAAGCCGTTGTCCAATGAAACGCTCTCCTCATTGGCGTTATCTTTCTGGAAGTTATTCGCATCTGTTGAAGAGGGAACAGAGCTGCTTCTTTGCAGTCCAACAAGCTGAGTATCATCGATGCGTTCCCCATTCAAAGGATTGGTTACATTGGAATTTCTTGGTTGTTGTTGGAAGGTGGGAGGGTTTGGGTTGAAGTTTGCCACAGGTTGTGTGTTCCGGCGATACTGTTGGGTTGATATCATGTTAGGGTAGTTactattgttg
This is a stretch of genomic DNA from Saccharomyces kudriavzevii IFO 1802 strain IFO1802 genome assembly, chromosome: 4. It encodes these proteins:
- the LPP1 gene encoding phosphatidate phosphatase LPP1 (similar to Saccharomyces cerevisiae LPP1 (YDR503C); ancestral locus Anc_1.57), producing MISAMADEKHREYFRLFYFQYMIVGLCTILFLYSEISLVPRSQNVQFSLDNPSISKSYVANELVGPLGCLILSVGLSNLVVFWTCMFDKDLLKKNRVTWIRERPDGISKDFHFMHTSLLCLMLIVSINAALTGALKLIIGNLRPDFVDRCIPDLQKISDSDSLVFGLDICKQTNKWVLYEGLKSTPSGHSSFIVSSMGFTYLWQRAFTTRSTRSYIWCPLLALVVMVSRVVDHRHHWYDVVSGAVLAFLVIYGCWKWTFANVPKRDILPSPVSV
- the PSP1 gene encoding Psp1p (similar to Saccharomyces cerevisiae PSP1 (YDR505C) and YLR177W; ancestral locus Anc_1.55), which translates into the protein MDLPTINSTTSISDNVDLKNYYDDLLFKNNSGKSLSDLPRKLNDKSDNSGNGTVDPLAGLNNLRNSIKSSGNGMENRRTFDDIDFVNRFSYLPPPPPPHQQQQPFSHQNGFLQEQPPRTLTSFQMSSSNSEPMATPPASSGDNHLDPTLMGYQAQQQLFPQFNGNSFRSNGNELLENGRDVNYMRLMNKANTGLTSNGGKGFAAPSHSAGNPSNINNQQQSPFNWQQSLHPGSSIRRSSYISDTLINHQIPQVQHEHAAQPHRQPHQAFNLFNSRFSYDMNSAHLTPEGVSDFRNSVPPPPYSYDNDVNNGNINNNSNYPNMISTQQYRRNTQPVANFNPNPPTFQQQPRNSNVTNPLNGERIDDTQLVGLQRSSSVPSSTDANNFQKDNANEESVSLDNGLVLIQGKHLTSSKTLHDLYSDCGSGYFSSSAVFEFTDNIKKMLKLHDSNESYDGKNMSLIDEEGNKYQSLLNFLDVLRSCNLNYVNDPETNNGVMTNNGNSKNRRKGSFTTDLSSRNGNNSFLPYTPLVLVALKNGKLELLSTPQSTNLLMKRGDLVIIDGDRGRDLVLVVEPSVDLNLALFINFLKKKIHFDSLITSESQHYRNDEFIQMLVDSKRGQKKRLNPKLYDVVELTELIIPSKQVLRFATPWEVTTNLHNKFEDELKALHIAQTKLQALNDNLKPQNNNDSNFSNTANHSKPKLNIKILNAEFQFDRKKLTFYYVCEERNDFRDLIKELFKYYKTRIWLCAIPNNLSIDTKYYDHQQKELKLYQDIVKNYNTEDLMNVNEFSQNRTNNRMNFAPPLNEVQLDKFQIAVYKELVHELFH